The nucleotide window TGCCGGACGACCTGGCGGAGGCGGAGCGCGAACGGCGCATCGGCCAGGCCATGGCAGGACATATCTCGACCCTGGACGCGGTGCGGGCGCTGGACGGAAGCGACGGCGCGGCCGACCGGTTCTATGACTATCGCTATGAGGCCATGAGCTATGACGCGCTGGCAGCGGATGCCGCCCTGGCCGGCGCGCTGGCCGGGCTTAGCGGTCGGCGTATTGTCTTCACCAATGCCCGGGCCGATCACGCGGCGGAAGTGCTGAAGCGCCTGGCGATCAGCCATGCCTTCGAGGCGGTGTATGACATCTATGACGGCGGGCTGGTGCACAAGCCCGACGGCCGGGCCTATGGGGCCATCGTCGCGCGCTTTGGCCTGGATCCGGCGCAGACGGTCATGGTCGAGGATCGGGCCGACAATCTGCAGCCGGCCAAGGCCCTGGGCATGACCACCGTGTGGATCGCCCACGGCCGCCCCCTGCCCGGCTGGGCCGCCGCCCATGTGGATCATGTGGTGGACGGCGATCTGGCCACGTGGCTGAGCGGGCCGGGCGGATAAGGCGGATGGCGGCCCGGACCATTCGGCCCGAGGCGCCGGGCGACGCCGCGGCGATCCGTGCGGTGACCGCAGCGGCCTTCGCCGGCATGGCTCACAGCGATGGCACGGAGCCGGCCATTGTGGACGGCCTGCGGGCGGCGGGCGCGCTGACGGTATCGCTGGTGGCGGTGGCGGACGGCACGATCATCGGCCATGCGGCATTTTCGTCGGTGACCATCGATCAGGCGGGCGATCATGGGGGTAGGGGCTGGCTCGGTCTCGGCCCCGTGTCGGTCGCGCCCGGCTGGCAACGCCGGGGCACGGGTTCGGCGCTGGTGCGCGCGGGGTTGGCGCTGTGCCAGGAGTCGTCAGCGGGCGGCTGCGTCGTGCTGGGCGAGCCGGCATTTTATGGCCGCTTCGGGTTCAGGGCCGACCCGCGGCTCAGGCTGGAGGGCGTGCCGCCGGCATATTTTCAGATGCTTGCTTTTGGCGGCGACGTGCCGAGCGGCATGGTCAGATTCCACCCCGCCTTCGGCGTCAAGTAAATGGCCGGTCGGGGCGGTCAGGCGGCAAGCGCCGCCTTCAGCGCCGCCACATAGTCCGGCCCCATGCCGCAGCAGGCGCCGATGGCAGTAACGCCGTGTGATGCCCATGCCGCCGCCGCCGTCGCATAGGCCTGCGGATCTAGGCTGGTCTCGAAGATCCAGTTGGGCATGACGAAACGGCCCTGATGGGGGTAGGCAATGAGCGGCCCCGTCCAGTGTTGCCGGACGATGTGGAGACCGGGCGCCACCAGTGGCACCTGGCTGTGCATGATGCCGGCGGCGTCAGCGCCGCCGCTACGCAGTTCGGCCAGCACCGCCGGCACGACGGTGTCCAGCGGCAGGGCGTTGGCCGCGCCGCTGCCCAGCGTCACCAGACCGCCGGCGGCGTCGCCGTGACGGTCGCCGTCCCGCGCCCGGCGGCAGGAGAAGCCGACCCATACAGGCAGGCCGGTAGCGGCGGCGGCCTGCACGGCAAGCGTTCCGTGGTCGATGTCGCTGATCATCTCCATGGCGAAGAGATCAACCCCGGCCCCGGCCAGCAGCTCCGCCTGTTCGGCAAAGTCGCGGGCCATGGTGTCATGGTCCGGTGGCCTATCGCCGAAGACGAAGGTGGAAATGGAACCGGCAATGGCCACCGGTCGGTCGTCGCCGCGCTCTGCCGCGACGACATCGCGGGCCTCGCGGGCCAGCGCCACGGCGCGCCGGTTGATGGCCGCGGTCTCGCCATCGAGGCCGGCCGGCACCAGGGCATGGCGGGCGGTAGCGAAGGTATTGGTGATGACCACCTCGGCGCCGGCGCGGATATAGTCGGCGTGGACCTCGCGCACCACATCGGGGTGGGTGTGGACGGCGGCGCCGCTCCACGCCGCGTCATCCATGGGCACGCCACGCCGTTCCAGTTCCGAGCCGGTGGCGCCGTCCAGCAACAGGGGCGGGCCGTTCCTCAACCGCTCCGCAAGCCAGTGGCCAATTGCCGCGCTGTTCATCGGACCCTCCCTGCCGCTTCTTTCCAAACGCCCGGAGCATGCCACAGGCGGCGGCCGGGCGCACACCGGACATGAGCCTGGCTCATGGCTTTCCCTAGACCCCCTATGGCATCACCCGCCGCTTCGGCGCACACTAATTGCCAAACGGGGACGATCACCGGGCGGACCCATGATGGGGACACCTGACAGGGACGTAAGGGGCAAAGCATGACCGTCGTATTGAATGACCGCCGCGATTTCACGCTGGCGAATCTGAAACGGGTGGCCTGGGAAGGCGAGCGGCTGATGGTGTCGGATGCCGCACTGGACCGCATCGACGGGGCGCGGGCCAGCTTCATGGCGCTGGTGGAGAGCGACCGCAGCCAGTTCATCTATGGCACCACCACCCAGGGCGGCGAGGGTGCGCGCCACCGCATGACTCCGGAGCAGCAACGGGCCAACGCCAAGCGGCCACGGAACAGCGCCGGCCAGTCCTTCGGCGATCCGCTGCCGGAGCGGGTGTCGCGGGCCATCGTTTTTGCCCGCCTGTCCAACTTCATCGAAGGCAATGGCAAGGTGCGGGCGGAGCTGGTGCGCCGCATCGCCGCCATGCTGGATGGCCCGCTGCCGAAGGTGCCGTCGCGGGGCACCACCTGGGCCGGCGAGACGACGGTGCCGGGACGGCTGTTCGGCCATCTGTTCGGGCCGGAGCTGGAAGAGGGCGAGAACATGGCGCTGATCAACGGCTCGTGCGCCTCGGCCGGGACGGTGGCCGACGCGGCGCTGCGCGCCGCCAAGCGCGTGCGCCTGGTGGAGCAGGTGATGGCGCTGTCCATCGAGGGCTTCAACGCACCGCTGGAGGCCTATGATCCGGTGCTCAAGGACCTGTGGGGCGACCCCCATGACGGCAAGGCGATCGAGCGTCTGAACATTCTGCTGGCCGGCTGCCGCACCGAGGGACGGCGCGACTATCAGGCGCCGGTGTCGTGGCGCATCATTCCGCGCGTTCTGGGCCAGGTCTATCGTGCCGAGGAAGCGCTGACCCACGCCGCGACAACCAGCCTCGCCAGCGTCAGCGACAACCCGGTCTATATCCTGCCCGACACCCGCCATCCGCTGGGTCGCGCCTTTTCCACCGGCGGCTATCACAATGGTATGGCCTATCCGGCGCTGGACTGGCTGGCCCAGGCGTGGACCGACGTGCAGGTGCTGGCCGACCGCCAGACCACCGCTTTCTCGCGTGGCAATGTCTCGCTGCTGCCCGACAATCTGGTGAAGGAAGGGCAGGAAGGCTATGCCATGCGCATGGGCATGAATCAGGTGCAGTGGGGCGAGGAGATTCGCCAGATGGCGCAGCCCACCTTCATTCCCTTAAGCGAAGGCGGTGGCACGGCGCAGAACGACACGCCCAATCCGGGTATGATCGCCTATCGCAAGGAAGCGGCGGTCGGTGAAATGCTGGACGCCAGCATGGCCATCCTGGCGGCCACCGCCAGCCAGGCCCTGTGGGTGACCGAGCGCGAGCCCGCGCCGGCATTGCGTCCCTTCCTGAACGCGGTGCGTCGCATCTTCCCGCCCATCGACTCCTTCCGTGATCCAGGCGCCGATTGCGAACAGTTGTGGCACGCCATTACCGGCGCCATGTGCGATCCCCGTCCCGACGTGCTGGTTGGCGATGCCGATCAGGCACACGTCTGGCAGAGCCGGCTTTAGGAGACCTGGACCCATGACCGTCACACTGAACGACCGTCACGACTTCAACCTGTCCACCTTCCGCCGGGTTGCATGGCACAACGAGGCCATCGCCTTTTCGCCGCGAGCGGAGTCCGCCATGCAGGCGGCGCGTGACAGCTTTATGGCCATGGTGGAGAACGATCCCACCGTCTTTATTTATGGCGTCACCACCGACTATGGCGAGGGCGCCAAGTTCCGGCTGGACGCCGAGGGCCGCAAGAAAGTGGCCAAGCGTCCGGCCTATGGCAAAGGCTTCGGCAACGGGCCGGTGGTTGCCGACCGGGTGGTGCGCGGCATGATCTTCTGCCGGCTGACCAACTTCGTTGAAGGCTGGGCGGCGGTGTCGCCGAAGGTAGCCCATCAGGTGGCCGACATGCTGGACGGCCGGGCGCTGCCCAAGGTGAACATGGTGGGCAATGTGGGAGCCGGCGAAGTGGGCCCGCTGATGAGCCTGTTCCACCACCTCTATGGCGAGAATTGCGAAGAGAAGGACGCCGGCTGTCTGCTCAACGGCTCGCCCACGTCGGCCGCGCTGACGGCGGACGCGGCGCTGCGCGCGCGCAACCGGCTGAACCTGATTCATCAGGTGCTGGGCCTGTCCATCGAGGCGGCCAACGCGCCGCTGGAGGCCTATGACCCGGCGCTCAAGGCGATGTGGACGGATGATGGCGAGTGCGAGGCGCTGGACGCCATCAACGCGGTCATGGCCGGCACCCGGGTGGAGGATCGCCGCGCCTTTCAGGCGCCGGTGTCGTGGCGGGTCATCCCGCGTGTCCTGGGCCAGACCCATCGCGCGGTGAAGCGGCTGGAGGAGGTGGCGACGCACAGCCTGTCGGCGATCACCGATAATCCGGTCTATGTTCTGCCGACGGCGGAGCATCCCATGGGCCGCTGTATCTCCACCGGCGGCTATCACAATGGCGCGGCATCGCCGGCCATGAACTGGATGGCGCAGGGCTGGGCCGACCTGACCAACATCGTCGTGCGTCAGGTGAGCAAGCTGCACCGCACCGAGGTGACCGACCTGCCGGGCGGGCTCCGGCCCGAGGGCAGCTTCTGGGGCTCGTGGGCGCTGGGGGCGCTGGTCCATGACTGGGGCCATGAAGTGCGCCTGGCGGCGCAGCCGACGCCCATGCCGATCGACGAGGCGGGCTCTACCCAGGACGATCTGGGCGCCCCCTTCATGCAGGCCTATCGCCAGGAGCTGCGGGCGGGGGAAGCCTTCGACATGTGCCTCGCCCTGTTGGCGGCGGCATCGTGTCAGGCCCTGACCATCGCCAACCGGCCGGTGGCACCGAAGCTGCGGCCACTGCTGGAGCAGGTGCGGGGCGCCTTCCCGCTGGTCAACAGCCTGCGCGACGTGGGCGGCGACGTGGAACCCATCGCCGCCGCCTTCAATCAGGCGGCGGTAAGCGGCGAGGTGCGGCTCTAGCCGGAGTCCGCCAGCACCGGCGGCGGCACAGCCGATCATGGGCCTCATTGTCCGCCGACTGAACGACAGCGAGGCGCGGGCCTGGCTTGAGCTGCATCATCGCTCGGTTCGCGGACTGGCGGCCGGCCACTATCCGCCGGACGTGATCGCCGCCTGGGCGCCGCCTGTGGTGAGCGATGATGAGGTGGCCGCATTCATGGCCGATGGCGCGGGGCAGGTGCGCCTGGTCGCGGAGCAGGACGGCGGGCTGGTGGGCGTCGCCTGCCTGGTTGCGGCGACGGGCGAGTTGCGCGCCTGTTATGTGGCGCCGGCGGCGGCGCGGCAGGGTGTCGGCACGGCTCTGGTGCGGGCGCTGGAACAGGCGGCGCGGGAGGCGAAGGTGCCGGCGCTTACGGTCATGGCCTCACTCAACGCCGAGGGGTTCTATGAGCGATTGGGCTATGCGGTGGTGGAACGCAGAAACCACCGGCTGGAATCGGGCGTGGCCATGGCGGCGGTGCTGATGCGGCGCGAATTGACGGAGCCTGCGCGCATCGCCTGACCTTCAGGCGTCGCGGCTGAGGCCGTCGCGTTCGACGCGGTCCAGATAGCGCTGCCAGCGCGCCGCCTGGTCCCGGCCCAGTTCATAAAGATAGGCCCAGGTGAAGATGCCGGTGGAATGGCCGTCATCGAAGATCAGCCGCACGGCATAATTGCCCACCGGCTCCGCCCCGGTCAGACCGACCATGCGTTTCCCCGGCACGGTCACTTCCTGACCGGGCCCATGGCCCTTGACCTCCGCCGACGGACTTTCCACCCGCAGCAGCTCCGCCGGCAGGACGAAGCTCCGGCCGTCATCGAAGGCGATATGCAGGCGGCGGTCCTGACGATCAACGCGGATATCGGTGGGCCATGCCGGCGCGCCGAAGGTGCGCGCCGCGTCTACCGCAGAGGATGCAGGGGTCGCCGGCTCGCTCATGATTCAGCCCTTTGCCTGACCGCTATCGTCATCGAGGCGGCGCGCCTCGTCCACCAGCATGATGGGAATGCCATCACGGATGGGATAGGCCAGGCCGGCCTGACGGCTGATCAGCTCCTGGGCGGTGACGTCATAGTCCAGCGGCCCCTTGGTCAACGGGCAGACGAGGATTTCCAGCAGGCGCGGATCCACCTGCCGGGCTTTCCCGGCGGCGGGTGCGGCGGTTGCGGGTGTCGTGTCGTCTGGGGTCATGGCGATTCCGGACTGGCTAGTGGCGCAGGGGGGCGGTGTCGCTGGCGGCCTCAAGCACCGCCATCTCGATCATGGCGATGAGGGCGCGGGCCCGTTCGGTCAGGTCGGCGGCTTCCAGCAGGGCCTGTTTTTCTTCCGGCGCGAAGGGGCAGACCATAGCCAGGGTGGTGACCAGCGCCTCGTTGCCGGCCTTGCGCAGAGACTCCCAGTCAACCTTGATCTGGCGGCGCGTCGTGAATACTTCCAGCGCGGCGAACAGTCGTTCGCGGTCCACCTGCGCCGGCGGCGGAGCGATATCCGAAGATATGGCCACATCGGCCGGGCCGGAGTCGCCGGAGTCGGACCGGGCGTCGCTTTGAGCAGCAGCGTCGTCGCCGAGGCCGGAGGCGCGGGCCTCCTCTTCATAGTCGGCGCGATAGGGCGCGGTGTCGATCATCGCCACGCGATAGCCCTTGACCATGGCCTGCTCCGCACCCAGGCGAAAGCGCGCCAGACCCTTCAGGGTGATGACGTAGCGGCCGTCATCGGTTTCGGCGAAGGAGATGATACGGCCGAGGCAGCCCACCTCGAACAGGCGGGGCTGCTCATTCGCCTCTCCGGTAATCGGCTGAATCAGGCCGATGATGCGGTCGCCGGCCATGACATCGCCGACCATGGCCAGATAGCGCGGCTCGAAAATATTGAGCGGCAGACGACCGCCCGGCAACAGCAGCGCACCGGACAGGGGAAAGACCGGCACATGGTCCGGCAGGGCGTCAAAGGCAGGGTCGAACGGTGTCAGGGCCATGGGGCTCAGGAAAAGAGGATGGTGGACAGCCGCCGCCGGCCGGCCAGGGTGAGGTCGTGACTGGCGCCGAGGGCATCGAAGATCTTGAGCAGAAGCTGGCGGGCCGCCTGCTCGTTCCAAT belongs to Alphaproteobacteria bacterium and includes:
- a CDS encoding DUF971 domain-containing protein, whose amino-acid sequence is MSEPATPASSAVDAARTFGAPAWPTDIRVDRQDRRLHIAFDDGRSFVLPAELLRVESPSAEVKGHGPGQEVTVPGKRMVGLTGAEPVGNYAVRLIFDDGHSTGIFTWAYLYELGRDQAARWQRYLDRVERDGLSRDA
- a CDS encoding homocysteine S-methyltransferase family protein, whose product is MNSAAIGHWLAERLRNGPPLLLDGATGSELERRGVPMDDAAWSGAAVHTHPDVVREVHADYIRAGAEVVITNTFATARHALVPAGLDGETAAINRRAVALAREARDVVAAERGDDRPVAIAGSISTFVFGDRPPDHDTMARDFAEQAELLAGAGVDLFAMEMISDIDHGTLAVQAAAATGLPVWVGFSCRRARDGDRHGDAAGGLVTLGSGAANALPLDTVVPAVLAELRSGGADAAGIMHSQVPLVAPGLHIVRQHWTGPLIAYPHQGRFVMPNWIFETSLDPQAYATAAAAWASHGVTAIGACCGMGPDYVAALKAALAA
- a CDS encoding HAD-IA family hydrolase — protein: MTGHGASGGRPAALTQADWLFDLDDTLYGVASGINDHVRARGDAYLARLLNLPDDLAEAERERRIGQAMAGHISTLDAVRALDGSDGAADRFYDYRYEAMSYDALAADAALAGALAGLSGRRIVFTNARADHAAEVLKRLAISHAFEAVYDIYDGGLVHKPDGRAYGAIVARFGLDPAQTVMVEDRADNLQPAKALGMTTVWIAHGRPLPGWAAAHVDHVVDGDLATWLSGPGG
- a CDS encoding N-acetyltransferase, producing MAARTIRPEAPGDAAAIRAVTAAAFAGMAHSDGTEPAIVDGLRAAGALTVSLVAVADGTIIGHAAFSSVTIDQAGDHGGRGWLGLGPVSVAPGWQRRGTGSALVRAGLALCQESSAGGCVVLGEPAFYGRFGFRADPRLRLEGVPPAYFQMLAFGGDVPSGMVRFHPAFGVK
- a CDS encoding GNAT family N-acetyltransferase, which produces MGLIVRRLNDSEARAWLELHHRSVRGLAAGHYPPDVIAAWAPPVVSDDEVAAFMADGAGQVRLVAEQDGGLVGVACLVAATGELRACYVAPAAARQGVGTALVRALEQAAREAKVPALTVMASLNAEGFYERLGYAVVERRNHRLESGVAMAAVLMRRELTEPARIA
- a CDS encoding aromatic amino acid lyase, which codes for MTVTLNDRHDFNLSTFRRVAWHNEAIAFSPRAESAMQAARDSFMAMVENDPTVFIYGVTTDYGEGAKFRLDAEGRKKVAKRPAYGKGFGNGPVVADRVVRGMIFCRLTNFVEGWAAVSPKVAHQVADMLDGRALPKVNMVGNVGAGEVGPLMSLFHHLYGENCEEKDAGCLLNGSPTSAALTADAALRARNRLNLIHQVLGLSIEAANAPLEAYDPALKAMWTDDGECEALDAINAVMAGTRVEDRRAFQAPVSWRVIPRVLGQTHRAVKRLEEVATHSLSAITDNPVYVLPTAEHPMGRCISTGGYHNGAASPAMNWMAQGWADLTNIVVRQVSKLHRTEVTDLPGGLRPEGSFWGSWALGALVHDWGHEVRLAAQPTPMPIDEAGSTQDDLGAPFMQAYRQELRAGEAFDMCLALLAAASCQALTIANRPVAPKLRPLLEQVRGAFPLVNSLRDVGGDVEPIAAAFNQAAVSGEVRL
- a CDS encoding aromatic amino acid lyase, with protein sequence MTVVLNDRRDFTLANLKRVAWEGERLMVSDAALDRIDGARASFMALVESDRSQFIYGTTTQGGEGARHRMTPEQQRANAKRPRNSAGQSFGDPLPERVSRAIVFARLSNFIEGNGKVRAELVRRIAAMLDGPLPKVPSRGTTWAGETTVPGRLFGHLFGPELEEGENMALINGSCASAGTVADAALRAAKRVRLVEQVMALSIEGFNAPLEAYDPVLKDLWGDPHDGKAIERLNILLAGCRTEGRRDYQAPVSWRIIPRVLGQVYRAEEALTHAATTSLASVSDNPVYILPDTRHPLGRAFSTGGYHNGMAYPALDWLAQAWTDVQVLADRQTTAFSRGNVSLLPDNLVKEGQEGYAMRMGMNQVQWGEEIRQMAQPTFIPLSEGGGTAQNDTPNPGMIAYRKEAAVGEMLDASMAILAATASQALWVTEREPAPALRPFLNAVRRIFPPIDSFRDPGADCEQLWHAITGAMCDPRPDVLVGDADQAHVWQSRL
- a CDS encoding LON peptidase substrate-binding domain-containing protein, with the translated sequence MALTPFDPAFDALPDHVPVFPLSGALLLPGGRLPLNIFEPRYLAMVGDVMAGDRIIGLIQPITGEANEQPRLFEVGCLGRIISFAETDDGRYVITLKGLARFRLGAEQAMVKGYRVAMIDTAPYRADYEEEARASGLGDDAAAQSDARSDSGDSGPADVAISSDIAPPPAQVDRERLFAALEVFTTRRQIKVDWESLRKAGNEALVTTLAMVCPFAPEEKQALLEAADLTERARALIAMIEMAVLEAASDTAPLRH
- a CDS encoding Trm112 family protein, whose protein sequence is MTPDDTTPATAAPAAGKARQVDPRLLEILVCPLTKGPLDYDVTAQELISRQAGLAYPIRDGIPIMLVDEARRLDDDSGQAKG